The following proteins are co-located in the Herpetosiphon gulosus genome:
- a CDS encoding metallophosphoesterase — MIDDPFADLVAVPRGSKDIPNVSHVVYSRRWQYLGGVLGMLGLSSATALFASQPPRWAKPMLGSLLAAGVTATSLGVGNIWRLAVERHTLRLPRWLSTLNGFKIAHLSDLHLGPNYSQRVLRQALNAIKAWQPEIILLTGDFVNRPSDVGTLERMLTGIQAPLGVYACLGNHDYWDDPQLIARTLKKVGVEVLINQHRVVQWREQAIVIAGVADPWQADADLAQALHNAPTAPVVLLAHGPDFADIAAKQHVALQLSGHAHAGHINAPWLGPLVVPRWGEKYPHGQFRIDQCGLYVSRGLAGLPIRFGATPEVGLLTLIAA, encoded by the coding sequence ATGATTGACGATCCTTTTGCCGATTTGGTGGCCGTGCCACGTGGCAGCAAAGATATTCCAAATGTCTCGCATGTTGTCTATTCGCGGCGCTGGCAATATCTTGGTGGAGTATTGGGGATGCTGGGGCTGAGCAGTGCTACAGCCTTATTTGCTAGCCAACCACCACGTTGGGCCAAGCCAATGCTTGGTTCGTTACTGGCGGCGGGCGTTACTGCAACCAGCCTTGGAGTTGGCAACATTTGGCGTTTGGCCGTCGAACGGCATACCTTGCGCTTGCCCCGCTGGCTAAGCACGCTCAATGGCTTCAAAATCGCCCATCTCAGCGATTTGCATCTTGGGCCAAACTATAGTCAGCGCGTGCTGCGCCAAGCACTCAACGCAATCAAAGCTTGGCAACCTGAGATCATTTTATTAACTGGCGATTTTGTAAATCGCCCTAGTGATGTTGGCACATTGGAACGCATGCTAACAGGAATTCAAGCACCCTTGGGCGTATATGCCTGCCTTGGCAACCACGATTACTGGGACGACCCGCAACTGATTGCCCGCACGCTCAAAAAGGTTGGAGTAGAGGTGTTGATCAATCAACATCGGGTGGTGCAATGGCGTGAGCAAGCAATTGTGATCGCTGGAGTTGCCGATCCATGGCAGGCCGATGCTGATTTGGCGCAGGCGTTGCATAATGCTCCTACCGCTCCAGTCGTCTTGCTAGCCCATGGTCCCGATTTTGCCGACATTGCTGCTAAGCAGCACGTGGCCTTACAACTTTCCGGACATGCCCATGCTGGTCATATCAATGCGCCGTGGTTGGGGCCGTTGGTTGTGCCACGTTGGGGCGAAAAATACCCACACGGCCAATTTCGCATCGACCAATGTGGGTTGTATGTGAGTCGGGGTTTGGCTGGCCTGCCGATTCGCTTTGGGGCAACGCCTGAAGTTGGCCTATTGACCTTGATCGCAGCCTAA